The proteins below are encoded in one region of Candidatus Methylomirabilota bacterium:
- the glnE gene encoding bifunctional [glutamate--ammonia ligase]-adenylyl-L-tyrosine phosphorylase/[glutamate--ammonia-ligase] adenylyltransferase: protein MKHLFAVPADDKKALSELKRLGFADPRGALANLHALTPDPVDAELLAPVLPRLLKEVSEAPDPDMALNNLERLAAQGERAALFRLLGSHPGAVHLVAKLGGTSQFLADTLRRHPTLLPWLLEPGTMRQWLGDELEAELEQSARAFDRPDARWHALRRFKYRQLLRIGCRDILGDADLTVTTEELSRLADVCLGAAWRWAEERLTPLYGIPQGPDGAFTGLAVIGMGKLGGDELNYSSDIDLVFVYGEDGETSGGSDGCVPNGDYFASAARDIVGALESVTEEGYAFRVDLRLRPEGRMGGITLSLEGYRTYLAERAELWERQALIKARFCAGDTQVATRFFELIRPFVFRPGIDPDIVVAVRAMKQQIDRSLRGKGAQRRHVKLGRGGIREVEFLVQALQLLYSGDDPWLRERNSLRAIFRLTERGYLSQSLGRFLGDALVFLRTVEHRLQIVDEFQTHTLPEDPAALGRLARRLGSTLPPPAARRGFEGEHKRITEGVHRAFSDFFTIPPAAPEPAPRIPTYTALKATGFADPDRARQNLRLVLEGRPLVPYAEPMRRAVRTIFPVLLDALWQSPDPDEALNQFERFVAAAGPRTAYLELLAERPDLLANLVTLCARGELLTQLLVTQPELLNGLADPATFAAPRRRADFRRALGPALGGRLALSERMDRLRRLKQAEELGITWRMLVGVTDAERFSREMTALAEAALAAGWLMALGETAETFGAPRDAAGRMITACVIGLGKFGGRELSTGSDLDLFVVYAAAGETDGAERVEAHVFYDRTVEALSSILGDVTAAGVVLPVDLRLRPGSKGSGFASSVEAVGQYYREWADPWERQTLTRARLVCGDPRLGRAVRREIQALVYGPDAPPPDLKEMRLLRARMEKELGKETPGRLHVKFGRGGLVDVEFITQAIQMTHGRLRPAIRSPHTVTALSEIGRAGLLRADEAEVLAGNYRFLRRVSADLRLFGARPADTLEPAGLIPARLAKSLGFPSRKELLEEYKRRTTWVRALYDRVVPA, encoded by the coding sequence GTGAAGCATCTTTTCGCCGTCCCGGCCGACGACAAGAAGGCGCTCAGCGAGCTCAAGCGGCTGGGATTCGCCGATCCGCGCGGCGCGCTCGCGAACCTCCACGCGCTGACGCCGGACCCGGTAGACGCCGAGCTTCTCGCGCCGGTCCTCCCAAGACTCTTGAAGGAGGTGTCGGAGGCGCCGGACCCCGACATGGCGCTCAACAACCTCGAGCGCCTGGCGGCCCAAGGCGAGCGCGCCGCGCTGTTCCGGCTCCTGGGCTCGCATCCCGGCGCCGTCCATCTCGTCGCCAAGCTCGGGGGCACGAGCCAGTTCCTGGCCGACACGCTGAGGCGCCACCCGACGCTCCTGCCGTGGCTGCTCGAGCCCGGCACCATGCGCCAGTGGCTGGGCGACGAGCTCGAGGCCGAGCTCGAGCAGAGCGCGCGCGCCTTCGATCGTCCCGACGCGCGCTGGCACGCGCTCCGCCGCTTCAAGTACCGCCAGCTCCTGCGCATCGGTTGCCGCGACATCCTGGGCGACGCCGACCTGACCGTCACCACCGAAGAGCTCTCGCGGCTGGCCGACGTCTGCCTCGGGGCGGCGTGGCGCTGGGCCGAGGAGCGCCTGACTCCACTCTACGGCATCCCGCAGGGGCCCGACGGCGCGTTCACGGGGCTCGCTGTGATCGGCATGGGCAAGCTGGGCGGCGACGAGCTCAACTACTCGTCTGACATCGACCTGGTCTTCGTCTACGGGGAAGACGGTGAGACCTCGGGCGGCTCCGATGGCTGCGTGCCGAACGGCGACTACTTCGCTTCGGCCGCTCGAGACATCGTCGGGGCGCTCGAGTCCGTCACTGAGGAGGGCTATGCCTTCCGCGTGGACCTGCGCCTGCGTCCCGAGGGTCGGATGGGGGGCATCACTCTCTCGCTCGAAGGCTACCGGACCTATCTGGCCGAGCGCGCGGAGCTGTGGGAGCGGCAGGCGCTCATCAAGGCGCGCTTCTGCGCCGGCGACACCCAGGTGGCCACGCGCTTCTTCGAGCTGATCCGGCCGTTCGTCTTCCGGCCGGGCATCGACCCCGACATCGTCGTCGCCGTCCGCGCCATGAAGCAGCAGATCGACCGGTCGCTCCGCGGCAAAGGCGCCCAGCGTCGCCACGTCAAGCTCGGGCGTGGCGGTATCCGCGAGGTCGAATTCCTCGTCCAGGCGCTCCAGCTCCTCTACTCTGGCGACGACCCCTGGCTGCGCGAGCGGAACAGCCTGCGGGCGATCTTCCGCTTGACCGAGCGCGGCTATCTCTCGCAGTCGCTCGGCCGCTTCCTGGGCGATGCGCTCGTCTTTCTCCGCACTGTCGAACATCGGCTCCAGATCGTAGACGAGTTCCAGACCCACACGCTGCCCGAGGACCCGGCGGCGCTCGGCAGGCTGGCGCGCCGCCTCGGCTCGACACTGCCGCCGCCCGCGGCGCGCCGCGGCTTCGAGGGCGAGCACAAGCGAATCACCGAAGGCGTCCACAGGGCCTTCAGCGATTTCTTCACGATTCCGCCGGCAGCGCCTGAGCCCGCGCCGCGCATCCCGACGTACACCGCGCTCAAGGCAACGGGCTTCGCCGATCCCGACCGCGCGCGCCAGAACCTGCGCCTCGTCCTCGAGGGCCGGCCGCTCGTCCCGTATGCCGAGCCGATGCGGCGCGCCGTCCGGACGATCTTCCCGGTGCTCCTCGATGCCTTGTGGCAGAGCCCCGACCCCGACGAGGCGCTCAACCAGTTCGAGCGCTTCGTCGCCGCCGCCGGGCCGCGCACCGCCTACCTCGAGCTGCTGGCGGAGCGGCCGGACCTCCTCGCGAACCTCGTCACGCTCTGCGCCCGCGGCGAGCTCCTGACCCAGCTCCTGGTGACGCAGCCGGAGCTCCTGAACGGTCTCGCGGACCCCGCGACCTTCGCCGCGCCCCGCCGCCGCGCGGATTTCAGGCGCGCCTTGGGCCCTGCGCTGGGCGGGCGCCTCGCGCTGTCAGAGCGGATGGACCGCCTGCGCCGGCTCAAGCAGGCCGAGGAGCTCGGTATCACCTGGCGGATGCTCGTGGGCGTCACGGACGCCGAGCGCTTCTCGCGCGAGATGACGGCGCTCGCCGAAGCGGCGCTGGCGGCCGGCTGGCTGATGGCGCTCGGCGAGACGGCCGAGACCTTCGGCGCGCCGCGGGACGCGGCGGGCCGGATGATCACCGCCTGCGTCATCGGCCTCGGCAAGTTCGGCGGGCGCGAGCTCTCGACAGGCTCCGACCTCGACCTCTTCGTGGTCTATGCCGCGGCAGGCGAGACCGACGGAGCCGAGCGCGTCGAGGCCCATGTGTTCTACGATCGGACCGTGGAGGCGCTCTCCTCGATCCTGGGTGACGTGACGGCGGCCGGCGTGGTCCTGCCGGTGGACCTCCGGCTCCGCCCGGGCTCGAAGGGCAGCGGCTTCGCCTCGAGCGTGGAGGCGGTCGGCCAGTACTACCGCGAGTGGGCCGACCCGTGGGAGCGCCAGACTCTCACGCGCGCGCGCCTGGTGTGCGGCGACCCGCGGCTCGGCCGCGCCGTGAGGCGGGAGATCCAGGCCCTCGTCTACGGTCCCGACGCGCCGCCGCCCGACCTCAAGGAGATGCGCCTGCTGCGCGCGCGGATGGAGAAGGAGCTTGGCAAGGAGACGCCGGGGCGGCTCCACGTCAAGTTCGGCCGCGGGGGACTGGTGGACGTGGAGTTCATCACCCAGGCGATCCAGATGACGCACGGGAGGCTGAGACCGGCAATCAGAAGCCCGCATACCGTAACTGCGCTCAGCGAGATCGGCCGGGCCGGCCTCCTGCGAGCAGACGAGGCGGAGGTGCTCGCCGGAAACTACCGCTTCCTCCGCCGCGTCTCGGCCGACCTACGGCTCTTCGGCGCGCGGCCCGCCGATACGCTCGAGCCGGCGGGGCTCATCCCGGCGCGCCTCGCTAAAAGCCTCGGCTTTCCCTCCCGAAAAGAGCTGCTCGAGGAGTACAAGCGGCGCACCACCTGGGTGCGAGCGCTCTACGACCGCGTGGTGCCGGCATGA
- a CDS encoding P-II family nitrogen regulator — MKKIEAIIKPFKLDDVKEALTELGVIGMTVTEVRGFGRQKGHTELYRGSEYTIDFLPKVKIELVVADQIVDKVVAAIAAAARTGSIGDGKVFVMPMGEAIRIRTGEKGESAI, encoded by the coding sequence ATGAAGAAGATCGAAGCGATCATCAAGCCGTTCAAGCTCGACGACGTCAAGGAGGCGCTGACGGAGCTCGGCGTCATCGGGATGACCGTGACCGAGGTGCGCGGCTTCGGGCGACAGAAGGGGCACACGGAGCTCTACCGCGGCTCCGAGTACACCATCGATTTCCTGCCCAAGGTCAAGATCGAGCTCGTCGTGGCGGACCAGATCGTGGACAAGGTGGTCGCGGCCATCGCGGCCGCCGCGCGCACGGGCTCGATCGGCGACGGCAAGGTCTTCGTCATGCCCATGGGTGAGGCCATCCGCATTCGCACCGGCGAAAAAGGCGAATCGGCGATCTAG
- the glgA gene encoding glycogen synthase GlgA, with amino-acid sequence MAQRLRVLLVASEVSPFGKTGGLGDVAAALPRALRALGHDVRILMPRYRDVERHGSGIRTVVPRLEVPVGDRRVESALLGTETSAGVPVYFLQQDQYFDRDGLYGTGDGDYSDNCERFVFFCRGALEALIALDGEGRDGWRPQIIHANDWQTGLISVYLRTLYRDHPALRAAATVFTIHNLAYQGVFWHHDMPMTGLGWDVFTPAGLEFYGKLNFLKGGLVFSDLLTTVSRTYAAEIRTAEFGNGLEGVLEERAQDLHGVVNGIDYEQWNPAKDPALPRPYSAGEPEGKVVCREALRRELGLRDVGLNDAPGPLVAMVTRLAGQKGLDLALESLPGMLDAGCRVALLGSGDSALEEAWIQAAARHPGTVAVRIGYDPELASRMYAGADCFLMPSRYEPCGLAQLIALRYGAVPVVRRTGGLADTVTEFDPARRTGTGFLFDAFSADALLEAVRRAAAAFRRPELWGALVKNAMTEDFSWDTSAREYAQLYKKVLRPQGARPSRRSR; translated from the coding sequence ATGGCGCAGCGTCTCCGCGTGCTCCTGGTCGCCTCCGAGGTCTCGCCCTTCGGCAAGACGGGCGGGCTCGGCGACGTCGCCGCCGCCCTGCCGCGGGCGCTGCGCGCGCTCGGGCACGACGTGCGCATCCTCATGCCGCGCTACCGCGACGTGGAGCGCCACGGCTCCGGGATCAGGACCGTCGTCCCGCGCCTCGAAGTGCCGGTGGGCGACCGGCGGGTCGAGAGCGCGCTCCTCGGGACCGAGACGAGCGCCGGCGTGCCCGTCTACTTCCTCCAGCAAGACCAGTACTTCGACCGCGACGGGCTCTACGGCACGGGCGACGGCGACTACTCGGACAACTGCGAGCGCTTCGTCTTCTTCTGCCGCGGCGCGCTCGAGGCGCTGATCGCCCTCGACGGAGAGGGCCGGGACGGCTGGCGCCCGCAGATCATCCACGCCAACGACTGGCAGACCGGGCTCATCTCCGTCTACCTCCGCACCCTCTACCGCGACCACCCGGCGCTCAGAGCCGCCGCCACGGTCTTCACCATCCATAACCTGGCCTACCAGGGCGTCTTCTGGCACCACGACATGCCCATGACCGGCCTCGGCTGGGACGTCTTCACTCCCGCCGGGCTCGAGTTCTACGGCAAGCTCAACTTCCTGAAGGGCGGGCTCGTGTTCTCGGACCTGCTGACCACGGTCAGCCGCACGTACGCCGCCGAGATCCGCACGGCGGAGTTCGGCAACGGGCTCGAGGGCGTGCTCGAGGAGCGCGCCCAGGATCTTCACGGCGTGGTCAACGGGATCGACTACGAGCAGTGGAACCCGGCGAAGGACCCCGCGCTGCCGCGCCCGTACTCGGCGGGGGAGCCCGAAGGCAAGGTCGTCTGCCGCGAGGCCCTGCGCCGCGAGCTGGGGCTCCGCGACGTTGGGCTCAACGACGCGCCGGGGCCGCTCGTCGCCATGGTCACGCGGCTCGCCGGGCAGAAGGGTCTCGACCTGGCGCTCGAAAGCCTTCCGGGCATGCTGGACGCCGGGTGTCGGGTCGCGCTCCTCGGCTCGGGCGACTCCGCCCTCGAGGAAGCCTGGATCCAAGCGGCCGCGCGCCACCCGGGCACGGTCGCCGTGCGCATCGGCTACGATCCGGAGCTCGCCTCGCGGATGTACGCGGGGGCGGACTGCTTTCTCATGCCGTCCCGCTACGAGCCGTGCGGGCTCGCGCAGCTGATCGCGCTGCGGTACGGCGCCGTGCCTGTGGTGCGGCGCACCGGCGGCTTGGCGGACACGGTGACGGAGTTCGATCCGGCCCGTCGCACCGGGACGGGGTTCCTGTTCGATGCGTTCTCGGCGGACGCGCTGCTCGAAGCAGTCCGGCGCGCGGCGGCCGCCTTCCGCCGGCCGGAGCTCTGGGGTGCTCTCGTCAAGAACGCGATGACCGAGGATTTCTCGTGGGACACCTCGGCCCGCGAATACGCGCAGCTCTACAAGAAGGTGCTCCGCCCGCAGGGCGCCAGGCCGTCACGGAGGTCGCGATGA